The following are from one region of the Salvia hispanica cultivar TCC Black 2014 chromosome 1, UniMelb_Shisp_WGS_1.0, whole genome shotgun sequence genome:
- the LOC125210768 gene encoding phosphoinositide phospholipase C 2-like isoform X2: MRISLSTPKLGDAAVSQVHHDMTAPLSHYFIYTSHNTYLTGNQFSSDSSDVPIVRALQLGVRGIELDLWPNSTKDNVDVLHGRTLTTPVPLIRCLRSIKNHAFSASEYPVIITLEDHLTADLQALVAEMIVQTFGEMLVTHPGSSLLGEFPSPESLKRRIIISTKPPKEYLEGKEDKAKKSCTDSSSDDGAHPREVPDLIPRNDHDKDDDDDDDANRDVTETDEDDEKDPKVRSQAAPQYRDLIAIPAGRGKGGIQAWLRVDPTKVRRISLSEQKFEDAISGGYGQDIVRFTQKNILRIYPRAIRLDSSNYKPLCALMHGAQMVALNMQGYGKSLWLMHGMFRANGGCGYVKKPDFLLDADEVFDPKAELPVKTTLRVTVYMGEGWYYDFSHTHFDTYSPPDFRAKIAIVGVPADKKKKKTKTIDDNWIPSWDEVFEFPLTVPELALLRLQVSEEDVSGKTMFAGQTCLPVSELREGIRAVPLYTRKGEKYKCVKLLLRFEFV, encoded by the exons ATGCGAATCAGCCTCTCGACCCCAAAATTGGG CGATGCTGCTGTTTCTCAGGTTCACCATGATATGACTGCTCCACTGTCtcattacttcatttataCTAGCCACAATACCTATTTAACTGGGAATCAATTTAGTAGCGACAGCAGCGATGTTCCGATCGTACGCGCGCTGCAGCTCGGTGTTAGAGGGATTGAGCTGGATTTATGGCCGAATTCTACAAAAGATAACGTTGATGTTCTTCATGGGAG GACACTGACTACTCCTGTGCCACTGATCAGATGTTTGAGGTCAATTAAGAATCATGCTTTTTCTGCGTCGGAGTATCCTGTTATAATAACACTTGAAGATCATCTAACTGCTGATCTTCAAGCTCTAGTTGCTGAG ATGATTGTTCAAACATTTGGAGAAATGCTGGTTACCCACCCTGGTTCAAGCCTTTTAGGAGAATTTCCCTCTCCGGAATCACTCAAGAGGCGGATTATCATATCAACTAAACCGCCTAAGGAGTACTTGGAAGGAAAAGAGGATAAAGCGAAGAAAAGCTGCACAGACAGTTCGTCCGATGATGGAGCTCATCCTAGAGAAGTTCCGGATCTTATACCAAGAAATGATCACGATAAG gatgatgatgatgatgatgatgcaaACAGAGATGTCACGGAAAcagatgaagatgatgagaaGGATCCAAAGGTACGGAGCCAAGCAGCACCCCAATACAGGGATTTGATCGCTATCCCTGCTGGAAGGGGAAAGGGAGGCATACAGGCGTGGCTGAGGGTTGATCCTACGAAAGTGAGACGTATTAGCTTGAGTGAGCAAAAGTTTGAAGATGCGATCTCAGGAGGATATGGACAAGACATTGTTAG GTTCACACAAAAGAACATATTGAGAATATACCCCCGAGCTATTCGGTTGGACTCCTCCAATTATAAACCGTTATGTGCATTGATGCATGGAGCTCAAATGGTTGCGTTAAATATGCAG GGTTATGGAAAATCACTATGGTTGATGCACGGGATGTTCAGGGCGAATGGCGGGTGTGGCTATGTTAAAAAGCCAGATTTTCTGTTGGATGCTGACGAGGTCTTTGATCCGAAAGCTGAATTGCCTGTCAAAACTACTCTGAGA GTGACAGTATATATGGGCGAAGGATGGTATTACGATTTCTCTCATACACACTTTGATACCTACTCTCCCCCGGATTTTCGTGCTAAG ATTGCAATTGTGGGAGTGCCGGCtgacaagaagaagaagaaaacaaagacAATAGACGACAACTGGATCCCGTCGTGGGATGAGGTGTTCGAGTTCCCATTGACAGTTCCTGAACTAGCTCTCCTCCGACTCCAGGTTTCCGAGGAAGATGTATCTGGTAAAACTATGTTTGCCGGCCAGACGTGCCTCCCCGTGTCGGAGCTCAGGGAAGGTATTCGAGCCGTCCCACTCTACACACGCAAGGGAGAAAAATACAAGTGTGTCAAGCTTCTTCTCAGATTTGAATTTGTCTGA
- the LOC125210768 gene encoding phosphoinositide phospholipase C 2-like isoform X1, producing the protein MSKQTYRVCFCFRRRFRLTAAEAPPDVKALFEAYSQSGVMSADDLRRFLVEVQAEASATAEEAQGIIDSLKHLHIFHRRGLDLEAFFKYLFSDANQPLDPKIGVHHDMTAPLSHYFIYTSHNTYLTGNQFSSDSSDVPIVRALQLGVRGIELDLWPNSTKDNVDVLHGRTLTTPVPLIRCLRSIKNHAFSASEYPVIITLEDHLTADLQALVAEMIVQTFGEMLVTHPGSSLLGEFPSPESLKRRIIISTKPPKEYLEGKEDKAKKSCTDSSSDDGAHPREVPDLIPRNDHDKDDDDDDDANRDVTETDEDDEKDPKVRSQAAPQYRDLIAIPAGRGKGGIQAWLRVDPTKVRRISLSEQKFEDAISGGYGQDIVRFTQKNILRIYPRAIRLDSSNYKPLCALMHGAQMVALNMQGYGKSLWLMHGMFRANGGCGYVKKPDFLLDADEVFDPKAELPVKTTLRVTVYMGEGWYYDFSHTHFDTYSPPDFRAKIAIVGVPADKKKKKTKTIDDNWIPSWDEVFEFPLTVPELALLRLQVSEEDVSGKTMFAGQTCLPVSELREGIRAVPLYTRKGEKYKCVKLLLRFEFV; encoded by the exons ATGTCCAAGCAGACCTACAGAGTGTGCTTCTGCTTCCGCCGCCGCTTCCGCCTGACCGCCGCGGAGGCGCCGCCGGACGTGAAGGCGCTGTTCGAGGCGTACTCGCAGAGCGGCGTGATGAGCGCGGACGATCTGCGGCGGTTCCTGGTGGAGGTTCAGGCGGAGGCGAGCGCCACGGCGGAGGAGGCGCAGGGAATCATCGATTCGCTGAAGCATCTCCACATTTTCCACCGGAGGGGGCTCGATTTGGAGGCGTTCTTCAAGTATCTGTTCAGCGATGCGAATCAGCCTCTCGACCCCAAAATTGGG GTTCACCATGATATGACTGCTCCACTGTCtcattacttcatttataCTAGCCACAATACCTATTTAACTGGGAATCAATTTAGTAGCGACAGCAGCGATGTTCCGATCGTACGCGCGCTGCAGCTCGGTGTTAGAGGGATTGAGCTGGATTTATGGCCGAATTCTACAAAAGATAACGTTGATGTTCTTCATGGGAG GACACTGACTACTCCTGTGCCACTGATCAGATGTTTGAGGTCAATTAAGAATCATGCTTTTTCTGCGTCGGAGTATCCTGTTATAATAACACTTGAAGATCATCTAACTGCTGATCTTCAAGCTCTAGTTGCTGAG ATGATTGTTCAAACATTTGGAGAAATGCTGGTTACCCACCCTGGTTCAAGCCTTTTAGGAGAATTTCCCTCTCCGGAATCACTCAAGAGGCGGATTATCATATCAACTAAACCGCCTAAGGAGTACTTGGAAGGAAAAGAGGATAAAGCGAAGAAAAGCTGCACAGACAGTTCGTCCGATGATGGAGCTCATCCTAGAGAAGTTCCGGATCTTATACCAAGAAATGATCACGATAAG gatgatgatgatgatgatgatgcaaACAGAGATGTCACGGAAAcagatgaagatgatgagaaGGATCCAAAGGTACGGAGCCAAGCAGCACCCCAATACAGGGATTTGATCGCTATCCCTGCTGGAAGGGGAAAGGGAGGCATACAGGCGTGGCTGAGGGTTGATCCTACGAAAGTGAGACGTATTAGCTTGAGTGAGCAAAAGTTTGAAGATGCGATCTCAGGAGGATATGGACAAGACATTGTTAG GTTCACACAAAAGAACATATTGAGAATATACCCCCGAGCTATTCGGTTGGACTCCTCCAATTATAAACCGTTATGTGCATTGATGCATGGAGCTCAAATGGTTGCGTTAAATATGCAG GGTTATGGAAAATCACTATGGTTGATGCACGGGATGTTCAGGGCGAATGGCGGGTGTGGCTATGTTAAAAAGCCAGATTTTCTGTTGGATGCTGACGAGGTCTTTGATCCGAAAGCTGAATTGCCTGTCAAAACTACTCTGAGA GTGACAGTATATATGGGCGAAGGATGGTATTACGATTTCTCTCATACACACTTTGATACCTACTCTCCCCCGGATTTTCGTGCTAAG ATTGCAATTGTGGGAGTGCCGGCtgacaagaagaagaagaaaacaaagacAATAGACGACAACTGGATCCCGTCGTGGGATGAGGTGTTCGAGTTCCCATTGACAGTTCCTGAACTAGCTCTCCTCCGACTCCAGGTTTCCGAGGAAGATGTATCTGGTAAAACTATGTTTGCCGGCCAGACGTGCCTCCCCGTGTCGGAGCTCAGGGAAGGTATTCGAGCCGTCCCACTCTACACACGCAAGGGAGAAAAATACAAGTGTGTCAAGCTTCTTCTCAGATTTGAATTTGTCTGA